One window from the genome of Megalobrama amblycephala isolate DHTTF-2021 linkage group LG4, ASM1881202v1, whole genome shotgun sequence encodes:
- the hrh2a gene encoding histamine receptor H2a codes for MTSQIALAVTLSVLILLTVSGNILVCLAVYSTRRLRNVTNCFIVSLAITDFLLGALVLPFSTLYQVTGEWPLGAHFCNIYISLDVMLCTASILNLFAISLDRYFAVTAPLRYPMLLLPWRVGAILATIWLVSVGVSFVPIHLGWNTRDLSVQNIREGDPARDCRFELNPTYVLVDAFATFYLPLVAMCWSYHRVFLIARMQAKRNISTRRGSSSSPGATILALREHKATVTLAAVLGAFVVCWFPYFTFFTIMGIRNEDNPPRTAQSVVLWLGYANSALNPVLYAMLNRDFRSAYTKLLCGGRGCKTRTRTSISAMEVGLMSRHAPLKEGLRPRTCVLLQEIENGKKVDSNTTTGATVTIVANGNKRP; via the exons ATGACATCTCAGATAGCGCTAGCTGTAACGCTCTCCGTTCTTATCCTTCTCACAGTCAGTGGGAATATTTTGGTTTGTCTGGCTGTGTACTCTACGAGACGCCTGCGTAACGTCACCAACTGCTTCATCGTCTCGTTAGCAATTACAGACTTTCTACTGGGTGCCCTCGTGCTGCCATTTTCCACGCTTTACCAAGTTACGGGTGAATGGCCACTGGGGGCGCACTTCTGCAACATCTACATTTCATTGGACGTCATGCTGTGCACTGCCTCCATACTCAATCTCTTCGCTATCAGCTTGGATCGTTACTTTGCGGTCACCGCCCCGCTGCGCTACCCAATGCTTCTGCTTCCGTGGCGCGTTGGCGCGATTTTAGCGACAATCTGGCTGGTTTCGGTGGGCGTTTCGTTTGTACCCATCCACCTGGGCTGGAATACACGTGACTTGAGCGTGCAAAATATTCGAGAGGGCGACCCTGCGCGAGACTGCCGATTCGAGTTGAATCCAACGTACGTATTGGTCGATGCCTTTGCAACGTTTTATCTCCCCCTGGTGGCCATGTGCTGGAGCTACCACCGAGTTTTTCTCATTGCACGGATGCAGGCGAAACGGAACATTTCTACTCGACGGGGTTCGTCGTCGTCACCAGGCGCGACGATTCTTGCACTGCGTGAACACAAAGCCACAGTGACACTTGCGGCGGTGCTGGGTGCATTCGTGGTGTGCTGGTTCCCATATTTCACGTTTTTCACGATAATGGGGATACGCAATGAAGACAATCCGCCACGGACGGCGCAGTCGGTGGTGCTTTGGCTAGGATACGCAAACTCTGCGTTAAATCCCGTACTTTATGCCATGCTCAACAGAGACTTCAGGTCCGCTTACACCAAGTTGCTCTGTGGAGGACGAGGGTGTAAAACACGGACGAGAACGTCAATATCAGCAATGGAGGTGGGGCTAATGAGTAGACACGCCCCACTAAAGGAGGGGCTTCGGCCTAGAACTTGTGTGCTGCTGCAAGAGATTGAAAACGGGAAGAAGGTCGATAGCAACACAACAACTGGTGCTACAGTTACCATTGTAGCTAATGGGAATAAAAG GCCATAA
- the LOC125266844 gene encoding T-cell leukemia homeobox protein 3, with protein sequence MERAELNEPKAPSKANQEPIRFGIDQILGSLDPESSRAHGGNTVDNSRLGSPTRASVAPHVSLPVSLSGVTGSLEDSGRVYGVSGTLVPSGVIRVPAHRPLAAAVPPAMLSAAPALCFPWMDNNRRFPKDRLPALIPFTVTRRIGHPYQNRTPPKRKKPRTSFSRVQICELEKRFHRQKYLASAERAALAKSLKMTDAQVKTWFQNRRTKWRRQTAEEREAGRQQANRMLLQLQADALQKSMSESVSSDPLCVHNSSLYALQNLQPWAQERPGKMAPTSTTLA encoded by the exons ATGGAGCGCGCGGAGCTCAACGAGCCAAAGGCGCCATCCAAAGCTAATCAGGAACCCATACGATTCGGGATCGACCAGATTCTGGGCTCTCTGGACCCGGAGAGCAGCCGTGCGCACGGCGGAAACACTGTGGATAACAGCCGCTTGGGAAGCCCAACCAGGGCGAGCGTTGCGCCTCATGTCTCCTTACCCGTCTCTCTTTCCGGAGTCACGGGCTCGCTGGAGGACTCCGGACGGGTGTACGGGGTGAGCGGCACTCTGGTGCCGAGCGGAGTGATTCGGGTCCCGGCGCACAGACCTCTAGCTGCCGCGGTGCCGCCGGCAATGTTGAGCGCGGCACCGGCGCTGTGCTTCCCCTGGATGGACAATAATCGCAGGTTTCCAAAAGACAGACTGCCAG CTCTCATTCCGTTCACCGTGACCCGGCGGATTGGTCACCCGTATCAGAACCGAACTCCCCCCAAACGGAAAAAGCCCCGCACGTCGTTCTCACGCGTACAGATCTGCGAGCTGGAGAAACGCTTCCACCGGCAGAAATATCTGGCCAGTGCGGAGCGCGCGGCCCTCGCCAAGAGTCTGAAGATGACGGACGCGCAGGTCAAGACCTGGTTCCAGAACCGACGGACCAAGTGGAG AAGGCAAACAGCTGAGGAAAGAGAGGCGGGACGTCAGCAAGCCAATCGGATGCTGCTTCAGCTTCAGGCCGACGCCCTCCAGAAGTCCATGAGCGAATCGGTGTCGTCGGATCCTCTATGTGTGCATAACTCCTCCCTCTACGCCCTCCAGAACCTCCAGCCTTGGGCCCAAGAGAGACCTGGTAAAATGGCCCCAACTTCCACAACACTGGCTTAA